The genomic stretch CCCGCCCGGGCGCACGTTCTGGATTCCGGGCGCCGCGGATCTGCCCCGCTTCGGCGGCGACGCCGACCCGGCGCCCATCCGCCAGGAGTTCGGGCTGGGGCGGGCGCCCGTGATCGTCTCGGTGTCGCGGCTGGCACCCAATCGCGGACACGAGGTGCTGCTCTCCGCGTTCCGACTGCTGCTCGGCACGCTGCCCGAGGCGCGGCTGCTGCTGGTGGGCAAGGGCGAGACTCGCCCGCGGCTCGAGCAGCTCGTCGGCGACATGGGGCTGGCCGCCCGCGTCGTCTTCACCGGTTACCGCGATCGCGATCTGCCCGCCGTGCTCGCCGCCGGAGACTGCTTCGCCCTGATGGCGGCGGGATCGGACGAATCCTGCCGAGCGGCGCTGGAGGCGATGGCTGCCGCCCGCCCCGTCGTCGCCCGCCATGTCGGCGCGCTGCCCGAGACCGTGGTTCACGGCGAGACGGGCCTGCTGGTCAACGACGATCGGCCCGAGAGCGTCGCCGCCGCGCTCGCCACGATCCTCGGCGATCCCGCCCGGGGGCGCGCCATGGGGCTGGCCGGCCGGCGTCGGGCAGAAACCCAGTTCAGCCCGGAGCGCTCGGTGGCGACCGTGGAAGCGGTGTACCGGACGGTCGTATGAGGATCCTTCATCTGATGTCGTGCCGGGGCTGGTCGTCAGACGCGTACTGGGCTGCGCGCGTCAGCCGCGAGCTGGCGCGCCGCGGCCACGAGGTGACGCTCGCGTGCCGGGCGCAGACCGAGGTGCCCGTCATGGAGCGCGCGAGGCAGGAAGGCGTCGAGCGCATCGCCACGCTCGGCCTGGGCGGCGGCCTCAAGCCGACCGACGTCGCCGATCTGCGCCGCCTGCGGGCCTGGCTGGCGACGACCGACGTGGTGCACGTACACCGGGGCAAGGAGCACTGGCTGGCGGCGGTGGCGAACCGCCTGAGCGCCACGCCGCGACCGATCGTGCGAACGCGCCACATCTCCCAGGCCGTGAGACCGCACCGGGCCAACCGGTGGCTCTATCGCCGGGCGACGGCACTGGTCGTCACCGTGACCGAGGCGATTCGCCGGCAGTACCTCGCCTCGGGGCTGCTGCCGGCGGAGCGCGTGGTGACGCTCGCAGGCGGTGCAGATGCGGAACGATTTCGACCGCTCACCGCCGACCCAGAGGTGCGGCGCCGCCTCGGCGCGCGCAGCGACGAGCTGCTGGTCGGCATGATCGGTGGGCTGCGCATCATGAAGGGCCATCGGGTGGTCGTCGAGGCGGCGGGGCGCCTGGCCGGGGCAGGGCTCCGCCCGCGCTTCGTCGTCGTCGGCCGCGGAACCGAGGAGGGCGCGATTCGCGAGATGCTGGAGCGCTCCGGGCTCAGCGGGCAATTCACGCTCACGGGCTTCGTGGACGACCTGCCCGCGGTGATCGCGGCGCTGGATGTCGCGCTCTACGTCCCGCTCGAATCCGACGGCATGTCGCGCGTCGTCTGGGAGTATCTGGCGGCCGGGCGGGCGCTGATCGCGTCGCGGGTGGGCGCCGTCGCCGAGGCCCTGGTGGACGACGAGCATGCCCTGCTGGTCCCCGCCGGGGACGGCGAGGCGCTCGCGACGGCGCTGAGGCGCCTCGGTCAGGATGCGACGCTCCGCCACAAGCTGGCCCAGGCGGGCCGGCGGCTGGTCCTGGAGCGTTACTCGGGCGCCCGCGTCGCCGCCGCCCTGGAGGAGCATTACCGCCGGCTCATCTCGTGAAGATCTCCATCCTGGCGTTCGATCTCTCGGACAACGCCGCCGGCCGGGCCGAGCTGCTGGCCCGGCTGCTCACACCCCGGTACGAGGTCGCCGTGGTCGGACCCCGGTTCGGTCAGGGGCTCTGGCCGCCGCTGGCGAGCAGCCCGATCGAGTACCACAGCCTGCCGGCGCGCCGCTTGCCCCGCTTCTTGGCCGATCTGCCCGCTCTCCTCCGGCTCGCCGACGGCGACATCATCTACGCCTCGAAGCCGCGGCCGACGAGCTACGGCCTGGCACTCCTGGCGCGACGGCAGCGACGGCGGCCGCTCGTCCTCGACATCGACGACTGGGAGCTCGGCTTCTTCTATCGCGCGGGATTCTGGGGGCGGGTGGGCCGCGCTCTGAACCTCGGCAACCCCAACGGCCTGCCCTGGACGTGGCTGTGCGAGAGGCTGGTGGGGGCGGCCGACGCTGTCACCGTCGCCTCGCGGTTTCTGGAACGCCGGTTCGGCGGCCTGCTGGTCCCGCACGTGCGCGACACCGGGGCCTGGGATCCCGCCCGCTTCGACCCCGACGTCGCTCGCGCGAGGCTGGGCGTGAGGCGACGCCCCGTGGTGATGTTCCTGGGCACGCCGCGCGCCTACAAGGGCGTGGACGATCTCGTCGACGCCGTCGGCCTGCTCGGGGGCGACGCGGTGCTGGTGCTGATCGGCGTGAAGCCCGCGACGCCGGCCGCGCGGCGGTGGGCCTCGCGCCCGTTCGTGAGGATCGTCGGCGAGATTCCCTTCGACGACGTGCCCCGCTACCTCGTCGCCGCCGATGTCGTCGCGGTGCCCCAGCGCGCCACCACGGATACCGTGGGGCAGGTGCCCGCCAAGCTCTTCGACGCCATGGCCCTGGGCCGGCCGATCGTGGCCACGGCCGTCTCGATGATCCCGGAGATCCTGGACGGTTGCGGCCTCGTCGTGGCGGCCGGCGACGTTCGCGCGCTCGCGGCGGCGCTCCGGCGGCTGCTGGACGACCGGAATGCGGCGGCCGCCCTGGGGCGGCGGGCCCGCCAGCGCTGCGTGGCCGAGTACAGCTTCACCGCGGCCCGCGCGCGGCTCTACCCGCTGATGGAGAGATTCGCGGCCGCCGTCCGATG from Candidatus Methylomirabilota bacterium encodes the following:
- a CDS encoding glycosyltransferase family 4 protein; translated protein: MRILHLMSCRGWSSDAYWAARVSRELARRGHEVTLACRAQTEVPVMERARQEGVERIATLGLGGGLKPTDVADLRRLRAWLATTDVVHVHRGKEHWLAAVANRLSATPRPIVRTRHISQAVRPHRANRWLYRRATALVVTVTEAIRRQYLASGLLPAERVVTLAGGADAERFRPLTADPEVRRRLGARSDELLVGMIGGLRIMKGHRVVVEAAGRLAGAGLRPRFVVVGRGTEEGAIREMLERSGLSGQFTLTGFVDDLPAVIAALDVALYVPLESDGMSRVVWEYLAAGRALIASRVGAVAEALVDDEHALLVPAGDGEALATALRRLGQDATLRHKLAQAGRRLVLERYSGARVAAALEEHYRRLIS
- a CDS encoding glycosyltransferase family 4 protein, yielding MGLTVLHLAANRWWTGSADPVIRLAGGLRRRGHRILLGVIPGDRFEAKAREAGLDPIPGLYLRTRLAPAAFAGDVRRLRAIVRAEGVDVIHCHHSHDHWLALLVRGARDRRPLPLVRTFHNFRSVRRDRVSAWLYRRTVALFAVSRQIEARCRAAGIPPGRTFWIPGAADLPRFGGDADPAPIRQEFGLGRAPVIVSVSRLAPNRGHEVLLSAFRLLLGTLPEARLLLVGKGETRPRLEQLVGDMGLAARVVFTGYRDRDLPAVLAAGDCFALMAAGSDESCRAALEAMAAARPVVARHVGALPETVVHGETGLLVNDDRPESVAAALATILGDPARGRAMGLAGRRRAETQFSPERSVATVEAVYRTVV
- a CDS encoding glycosyltransferase — protein: MKISILAFDLSDNAAGRAELLARLLTPRYEVAVVGPRFGQGLWPPLASSPIEYHSLPARRLPRFLADLPALLRLADGDIIYASKPRPTSYGLALLARRQRRRPLVLDIDDWELGFFYRAGFWGRVGRALNLGNPNGLPWTWLCERLVGAADAVTVASRFLERRFGGLLVPHVRDTGAWDPARFDPDVARARLGVRRRPVVMFLGTPRAYKGVDDLVDAVGLLGGDAVLVLIGVKPATPAARRWASRPFVRIVGEIPFDDVPRYLVAADVVAVPQRATTDTVGQVPAKLFDAMALGRPIVATAVSMIPEILDGCGLVVAAGDVRALAAALRRLLDDRNAAAALGRRARQRCVAEYSFTAARARLYPLMERFAAAVR